Proteins encoded by one window of Paenibacillus sp. DCT19:
- the pgeF gene encoding peptidoglycan editing factor PgeF encodes MESFILDHDDTEQDIKQAEQFIAEPRLLHLEPWRQQFSKMTAGFTTRQGGVGIAPYASLNCAYHVGDNADDVLRNRKLVAEQLGFSVEAWTCGEQVHGKHVAVITAEDRGRGLQDRQSALQDTDGLVTNVPGVLLTSFYADCVPLYFYDPVQQAVGLAHAGWKGTVAGIAQSMIETMEENYGSRREDIRCAIGPSIGDCCYEVDENVMQHVRVWLDDPTGNDEYMESASNRIYQPANNGKTMLNLKECNRHIMMKAGILPDHIECTSWCTSCHTELFFSYRKENGTTGRMASWIGLEER; translated from the coding sequence ATGGAATCCTTTATTTTAGATCATGATGATACAGAACAAGATATAAAGCAGGCAGAACAATTCATTGCTGAACCAAGGTTATTACATCTGGAGCCGTGGAGACAGCAATTCAGTAAGATGACCGCAGGATTTACTACAAGACAGGGAGGCGTTGGGATTGCTCCTTACGCCAGTCTGAACTGTGCATATCATGTGGGAGATAACGCAGACGATGTTCTCCGTAATCGTAAACTTGTTGCTGAACAACTCGGTTTCTCGGTAGAAGCGTGGACCTGCGGAGAACAGGTGCATGGCAAACATGTAGCGGTAATCACCGCAGAGGATCGAGGCAGAGGTCTGCAAGATCGGCAGTCTGCTCTTCAGGATACCGATGGACTGGTTACGAATGTACCAGGTGTATTATTAACGTCGTTCTATGCAGACTGTGTACCACTCTATTTCTATGATCCTGTTCAACAAGCGGTTGGGCTTGCACATGCTGGATGGAAAGGTACTGTTGCTGGGATCGCGCAGTCCATGATAGAAACGATGGAAGAGAACTATGGGAGTCGCAGAGAAGACATTCGCTGTGCTATTGGGCCTTCAATTGGAGACTGCTGTTATGAAGTAGACGAGAATGTTATGCAGCATGTACGGGTTTGGCTAGACGATCCTACGGGTAATGATGAATACATGGAGTCTGCTTCTAATCGCATTTATCAACCTGCCAATAATGGAAAAACGATGTTAAACTTGAAAGAATGTAATCGACACATTATGATGAAAGCAGGAATATTGCCGGATCATATCGAATGTACAAGTTGGTGTACAAGCTGCCATACAGAACTGTTTTTTTCATATCGTAAAGAAAATGGAACAACGGGTAGAATGGCGAGTTGGATTGGGCTGGAAGAGAGGTGA